In Capsicum annuum cultivar UCD-10X-F1 chromosome 7, UCD10Xv1.1, whole genome shotgun sequence, one genomic interval encodes:
- the LOC107877914 gene encoding polyprotein of EF-Ts, chloroplastic, with amino-acid sequence MVPITASNVSVTPGVVLLTRKNPCLSRYNVSRKSSKQTLPTPKYILPLSTSVKLFPHFRVGCILQPKLRGLIVSATETDVAVGEVESTATDDGSGEASSDAAETSKESSISDVSPASVRSKRPRPARKSEMSPVKNEDLIPGATFTGKVRSIQPFGAFVDFGAFTDGLVHVSRLSDSFVKDVGSIVSVGQEVTVRLVEANTVTRRISLTMRESDDPSRPQQQKDAPTSSDRPRTPRKNTQRNNQRRDEMKKVSKFVKGQDLEGTVKNLTRSGAFISLPEGEEGFLPASEEADEAFGIVDSGSSLQLGQEVSVRVLRIARGQVTLTMKKEEAALELDSKLSQGVVHSATNPFVVAFRSNKEISSFLDEREKEDEVAEQSKEDAQETDMTANKMDLLPETTGKEEESVNAVNDGVPETIYGEDAKQNIDEEVEGGTSAIGQQAEVSPIGDAVETEAETGTFEQTVDQISASEIVAGEVVMEKLTDDEVAENEVETDKPNVTEAAKETEETSGDENGSISSPTGQYEALLENSKDEESQEGAEVVDSKIESTSSIGEQSSDTAAQQQEVAPKTDQDINVANSSEQNGTASSNEAAAKAISPVLVKHLREETGAGMMDCKKALTETLGDIVKAQEYLRKKGLASADKKSSRATAEGRIGSYIHDSRIGVLVEVNCETDFVSRGDIFKELVDDLAMQVAAYPQVQYLVPEDVPEEIVNKEREIEMQKEDLLSKPERIRYKIVDGRINKRLEEMALLEQPYIKNDKMVVKDLIKQTIASIGENIKLKRFVRYNLGEGLEKKSQDFAAEVAAQTAAKPVSLPGKEQPAVGSKETTVEPSKAAVSASLVKQLREETGAGMMDCKKALSATGGDLEKAQEYLRKKGLSTADKKSSRLAAEGRIGSYIHDSRIGVLIEVNCETDFVGRGETLKELVDDLAMQVAACPQVQYVSIDEIPESTVNQEKELEMHREDLKNKPENIREKIVEGRVSKRLGELVLSEQPFIKDDSILVKDLVKQTVAALGENIKVRRFVRFTLGEETKKEGIIEERAAV; translated from the exons ATGGTTCCAATTACAGCTAGCAATGTATCAGTCACTCCAGGAGTTGTCCTTCTCACGAGgaaaaatccatgtttatcaaGATATAATGTTTCGCGAAAATCCAGCAAACAAACTTTACCTACCCCCAAATATATCCTGCCTCTGTCAACATCTGTTAAATTGTTTCCCCATTTTAGAGTTGGTTGCATTTTACAACCTAAGTTAAGAGGTCTCATAGTATCAGCAACTGAGACTGATGTAGCAGTGGGAGAAGTAGAATCAACTGCTACAGATGATGGATCAGGTGAAGCTTCATCTGATGCTGCTGAAACAAGTAAAGAATCCTCCATATCAGATGTGAGTCCTGCATCTGTCCGATCTAAGCGTCCAAGACCTGCTAGAAAGAGTGAGATGTCTCCTGTGAAGAATGAAGACCTTATTCCAGGTGCAACTTTTACTGGAAAGGTCAGATCGATCCAGCCATTTGGCGCTTTTGTTGATTTTGGAGCTTTTACGGATGGACTTGTGCATGTTTCTAGGTTGAGTGATAGTTTTGTAAAGGATGTAGGAAGCATTGTATCTGTTGGACAAGAGGTGACAGTTAGATTAGTTGAAGCAAACACTGTGACAAGGCGCATATCTCTCACCATGCGTGAAAGTGATGATCCTAGTAGGCCACAGCAGCAGAAAGATGCTCCAACCAGTAGCGACAGACCCCGAACTCCAAGGAAGAACAcacaaaggaacaaccaaaggaGAGATGAGATGAAGAAAGTCTCGAAGTTTGTCAAGGGGCAAGATCTTGAGGGCACTGTAAAAAATCTAACCAGGTCTGGTGCTTTTATATCTCTTCCTGAAGGAGAGGAAGGATTCCTCCCAGCATCAGAGGAAGCTGATGAAGCATTTGGAATTGTTGACAGTGGCTCTTCACTCCAACTAGGTCAAGAAGTTAGTGTCCGCGTATTGCGCATTGCCAGAGGACAGGTAACTTTGACcatgaaaaaagaagaagctgcTTTAGAATTGGACTCAAAGCTCAGCCAGGGTGTTGTCCATTCAGCGACAAATCCCTTTGTAGTGGCATTCCGTAGCAACAAAGAAATCTCTTCATTTTTGGATGAGAGGGAAAAAGAAGACGAAGTAGCTGAACAATCAAAGGAAGATGCACAGGAAACAGATATGACGGCTAATAAAATGGATCTGTTGCCTGAAACTACAGGCAAAGAGGAAGAATCAGTCAATGCTGTAAATGATGGTGTTCCTGAAACTATATACGGGGAGGATGCGAAACAGAACATTGATGAAGAGGTGGAAGGAGGAACATCTGCGATTGGTCAGCAAGCTGAGGTGTCACCTATAGGAGATGCTGTGGAAACTGAAGCTGAAACTGGCACATTTGAGCAAACAGTTGATCAGATCTCAGCTTCTGAAATTGTGGCTGGCGAGGTGGTCATGGAGAAACTAACTGATGATGAAGTAGCGGAAAATGAGGTTGAAACTGACAAACCAAATGTCACAGAGGCTGCGAAAGAAACAGAGGAAACTAGTGGCGATGAGAATGGCAGTATATCAAGCCCAACTGGACAATATGAAGCTCTTTTGGAGAATAGCAAGGATGAAG AAAGTCAGGAAGGTGCTGAAGTTGTGGATAGCAAAATTGAAAGTACTTCTTCCATTGGGGAACAATCATCTGATACAGCTGCTCAACAGCAAGAGGTGGCTCCCAAAACTGATCAAGATATAAATGTTGCGAACTCAAGTGAGCAAAATGGGACTGCTTCATCAAATGAAGCTGCAGCAAAAG CTATTTCACCTGTTCTTGTGAAACATTTGCGGGAAGAGACAGGAGCAGGAATGATGGACTGCAAGAAGGCTCTTACAGAAACTCTAGGTGACATTGTTAAAGCGCAGGAGTATCTCAGGAAAAAGGGGTTGGCAAGTGCTGATAAGAAATCAAGTAGAGCTACTGCCGAAGGTAGAATTGGCTCATACATCCATGATAGCAGAATTGGTGTCCTCGTAGAGGTCAACTGTGAAACAGATTTTGTATCGCGTGGTGACATTTTCAAGgaattagttgatgacttagCCATGCAAGTGGCTGCATACCCTCAAGTGCAGTATCTTGTTCCAGAAGATGTTCCAGAAGAGATCGTCAACAAGGAAAGAGAAATCGAAATGCAGAAGGAAGACCTATTATCAAAACCTGAGCGGATCAGATACAAGATTGTTGATGGACGGATAAATAAGAGGCTTGAAGAAATGGCATTACTGGAGCAGCCTTACATCAAGAACGATAAGATGGTTGTAAAGGACTTGATCAAGCAGACAATTGCAAGTATTGGTGAAAACATCAAACTAAAGAGATTTGTGAGATACAACCTGGGGGAAGGTCTTGAAAAGAAGAGCCAAGACTTTGCAGCCGAGGTGGCTGCTCAAACAGCAGCTAAACCCGTCTCCTTGCCAGGAAAAGAGCAACCTGCTGTTGGATCCAAGGAGACTACTGTTGA GCCTTCGAAAGCAGCAGTTTCAGCCTCTTTGGTTAAACAGCTGCGAGAAGAAACTGGAGCTGGGATGATGGATTGCAAGAAAGCCCTCTCCGCCACTGGAGGGGATCTTGAGAAGGCACAGGAATACCTCCGAAAGAAGGGTCTTTCAACTGCCGATAAAAAGTCTAGCCGACTTGCTGCTGAGGGGAGGATTGGTTCTTACATTCATGACTCTCGCATTGGTGTGCTAATTGAAGTTAATTGTGAAACCGACTTTGTCGGGAGAGGCGAAACATTGAAGGAGTTGGTCGATGATTTGGCAATGCAAGTTGCAGCCTGCCCACAGGTGCAGTATGTATCTATCGACGAGATTCCAGAAAGCACTGTCAACCAGGAAAAAGAGTTGGAAATGCACAGAGAAGATCTTAAGAACAAACCTGAAAATATAAGGGAGAAGATTGTTGAGGGAAGGGTCTCCAAGAGGCTTGGAGAGCTTGTTCTTTCGGAGCAGCCTTTCATAAAAGATGATAGCATTCTTGTGAAGGATTTGGTTAAGCAAACTGTTGCTGCTCTTGGGGAGAACATAAAAGTTAGGAGGTTTGTTCGATTTACTCTAGGTGAGGAAACTAAAAAAGAAGGAATAATTGAGGAGCGAGCTGCTGTATGA